Proteins encoded in a region of the Malaciobacter mytili LMG 24559 genome:
- a CDS encoding ABC-F family ATP-binding cassette domain-containing protein, whose translation MVQVVNLKKSFGPRVLFQEINLKLDTGKRYGLIGANGAGKTTFLKILSGEEEATEGEVQVQNGKKVGVLSQNQFAYENYTIFDTVLLGNKRLYKAIKEKEELYMSEEFTDEINNRLGELEIICCEEDPTYEYDIKITKILEDLGFPSSQHNDLMSTLTGGDKFKVLLAQVLYPKPDILFLDEPTNNLDIDTIGWLENQLQHHEGTMVVISHDRHFLNAVCTHILDVDYKQIREFTGNYDDWYIASTVIAKQQAADRDKKLKEKEELEKFIARFSANASKAKQATSRQKQLEKLDIGSIQLSSRRDPSIVFKQKREVGKELLNVKNLSKAYGDHVILKDVSFSLEKGDKIALIGPNGIGKTTLCELLVGNLKADSGEIHWGATIQNGYFPQNVTDIIKGDMTLYDWLRSFDRDADINEIRNCLGRMLFNGQEQEKKVQACSGGEKHRMWLSKIMLEQPNFMILDEPTNHLDLEAIIALGEALLSYPGSVICVSHDRELLDAYANRILAIQPDGSIIDFKGSYEEYIEYKESLNM comes from the coding sequence ATGGTACAAGTAGTAAATTTGAAAAAATCTTTTGGTCCAAGAGTTTTATTTCAAGAAATTAATTTAAAATTAGATACAGGAAAGAGATATGGTCTTATCGGTGCAAATGGTGCTGGTAAAACAACTTTTCTAAAAATACTTTCTGGTGAAGAAGAAGCAACAGAGGGTGAAGTACAAGTTCAAAATGGTAAAAAAGTAGGGGTTCTTTCTCAAAACCAATTTGCTTATGAAAATTATACTATTTTTGATACAGTTTTATTAGGAAATAAAAGACTATATAAGGCAATTAAAGAAAAAGAAGAGCTTTATATGTCTGAAGAGTTTACAGATGAAATTAATAATAGATTAGGTGAATTAGAAATTATTTGCTGTGAAGAAGACCCAACTTATGAGTATGATATTAAAATTACTAAAATATTAGAAGATTTAGGATTTCCTTCATCACAACATAATGATTTAATGAGTACTTTAACTGGTGGAGATAAATTTAAAGTATTATTAGCACAGGTTTTATATCCAAAACCAGATATTCTATTTTTAGATGAGCCTACAAATAACCTTGATATTGACACAATTGGTTGGTTAGAAAACCAATTACAACATCATGAAGGTACAATGGTAGTAATCTCTCACGATAGACACTTCTTAAATGCAGTTTGTACACATATTTTAGATGTTGATTATAAACAAATTAGAGAGTTTACAGGTAACTATGATGACTGGTATATCGCTTCAACAGTTATTGCTAAACAACAAGCTGCTGATAGGGATAAAAAATTAAAAGAAAAAGAAGAATTAGAGAAGTTTATTGCTAGATTTAGTGCAAATGCTTCAAAAGCAAAACAAGCAACATCAAGACAAAAACAACTTGAAAAACTTGATATTGGTTCTATTCAACTTTCAAGTAGAAGAGATCCTTCTATTGTATTTAAACAAAAAAGAGAAGTTGGAAAAGAGTTATTAAATGTTAAAAATTTATCTAAAGCATATGGAGACCATGTTATTTTAAAAGATGTATCTTTCTCTTTAGAAAAGGGTGATAAAATTGCATTAATTGGTCCAAATGGTATTGGAAAAACTACATTATGTGAACTATTAGTTGGAAATTTAAAAGCTGATAGTGGTGAAATTCATTGGGGAGCAACAATTCAAAATGGATATTTCCCTCAAAATGTAACTGATATTATAAAAGGTGATATGACTTTATATGATTGGTTAAGAAGTTTTGATAGAGATGCAGATATTAATGAAATTAGAAACTGCTTAGGAAGAATGTTATTTAATGGTCAAGAACAAGAGAAAAAAGTTCAAGCTTGTTCAGGGGGAGAAAAACATAGAATGTGGCTTTCTAAAATTATGTTAGAACAACCAAACTTTATGATTTTAGATGAACCAACAAACCACCTAGACTTAGAAGCAATTATTGCACTTGGTGAAGCATTATTATCTTATCCAGGTTCAGTTATTTGTGTATCTCACGATAGGGAATTATTAGATGCATATGCAAATAGAATTCTTGCAATTCAACCTGATGGTTCAATTATTGACTTCAAAGGAAGTTATGAAGAGTATATTGAATATAAAGAGTCATTAAATATGTAA
- a CDS encoding acyl-CoA thioesterase: MEEQIKREKSLTMTMLMTPEKANFNGKNVLGGEILKMLDHVAYACAARYTGHHAVTLSVDMVLFKNPIKIGSLVTFHASVNYTGRTSMEIGIKVISEDPKDNSIKNTNVCYFTMVAVDEDGNAVPVPKLELVTEDDKRRYNDAIKRKEIRMLSTKNK; encoded by the coding sequence ATGGAAGAACAAATAAAGAGAGAAAAATCTTTAACTATGACAATGCTAATGACACCAGAAAAAGCAAATTTCAATGGAAAAAATGTATTAGGTGGTGAAATTTTAAAAATGCTTGATCATGTAGCTTATGCTTGTGCAGCAAGATATACAGGACACCATGCAGTTACACTTTCTGTTGATATGGTATTATTTAAAAATCCAATAAAAATTGGTTCTTTAGTAACTTTTCATGCAAGTGTAAATTATACAGGTAGAACTTCTATGGAAATTGGTATAAAAGTAATCTCAGAAGACCCAAAAGATAACTCTATTAAAAATACAAATGTATGTTATTTTACAATGGTTGCTGTGGATGAAGATGGAAATGCTGTACCTGTACCAAAACTTGAATTAGTTACAGAAGATGATAAGAGAAGATATAATGATGCTATAAAAAGAAAAGAAATAAGAATGTTATCTACAAAAAATAAATAA
- a CDS encoding acyl-CoA thioesterase yields MAKESRRELPTKIKLTMLMSPSMANFSGKNVHGGEILKILDQVAYACASQYSKTYVVTLSSDMVLFRNPIKIGSLVTFKATLNYTGNTSMEIGIKVVSQDIKTKEKIHTNTCYFTMISVDENMKPVPVPKYIPITLKEKKRYNKALKRRKFREKMIKKSKKV; encoded by the coding sequence ATGGCAAAAGAATCAAGAAGAGAATTACCAACAAAAATTAAACTTACAATGCTTATGAGTCCTTCTATGGCAAATTTTTCAGGTAAAAATGTGCATGGAGGAGAAATACTAAAAATACTTGACCAAGTTGCATATGCTTGTGCTTCACAATATAGTAAAACTTATGTTGTAACATTATCTTCTGATATGGTTCTTTTTAGAAATCCTATAAAAATTGGTTCTTTAGTAACTTTTAAAGCAACTTTAAATTATACAGGAAATACTTCTATGGAAATAGGTATAAAAGTAGTATCTCAAGATATTAAAACAAAAGAGAAAATTCATACAAATACTTGTTATTTTACTATGATTTCAGTTGATGAAAATATGAAACCTGTACCTGTTCCTAAATATATACCTATTACACTAAAAGAGAAGAAAAGATATAATAAAGCTTTAAAAAGAAGAAAATTTAGAGAAAAAATGATAAAAAAGAGTAAAAAAGTTTAA
- the ligA gene encoding NAD-dependent DNA ligase LigA has translation MTKEEYEQNIQTLIKWAHAYYVEDNPIASDEEYDKLARICLAYEQTYPEFSHANSPNKRVGGVILEGFEKASHLSRMWSQEDVFNTQELIDWINRAKKVNEKLEFYCEPKFDGASLNLIYENGLLKQAITRGDGSIGEDVTNNVKTIHSIPLEIKEKSLIEIRGEVVIKKADFNKINEQRAKNNEPLFANPRNAAAGSLRQLDPNITAKRKLFFNVWGVGQNSLGFKNNSEMMNYIYSLGFVKPPLQKVCKNVEEIEELYHKIIASRNSIEMMLDGMVIKIDDLETQEELGYTVKFPRFSCAYKFPAVEKTTKVKDIILQVGRTGVITPVALVEPTLIDGSTVERASLHNFDEIARLDLRINDEVIIIKSGDIIPKITKVFFDRRDGSQKEVLRPTTCPKCESELLDEGTLIKCQNLDCPSIVTNSIIYFASKNCMNIDGLGIKIVELLVEKRKIYDILDLYSLKYEDLVDLEGFKDKKINNLLNAIENTKGSQLYRVINALGIEHIGEVASKQICLEFGLDVINVDIDSLLDLDGIGEQMANSFVEFMRVNHHIVTKLFEIINPKVEEKVQISENAFKGKTVVLTGTMSVSRGEIKKKLENLGAKVSSSVSKKTDFVIYGEEAGSKYDKAVSLGVITLTEEQMNKMI, from the coding sequence ATAACAAAAGAAGAATATGAACAAAATATACAAACACTAATAAAATGGGCACATGCTTATTATGTGGAAGATAATCCAATTGCAAGTGATGAAGAGTATGATAAACTTGCAAGAATATGCTTAGCATATGAGCAAACTTATCCAGAATTTTCCCATGCAAACTCCCCAAATAAAAGAGTTGGAGGAGTTATTTTAGAAGGTTTTGAAAAAGCCTCACATTTAAGTAGAATGTGGTCACAAGAGGATGTTTTTAATACTCAAGAATTAATTGATTGGATAAATAGAGCTAAAAAAGTAAATGAAAAACTAGAGTTTTACTGTGAGCCAAAATTTGATGGAGCTAGTTTAAATCTTATTTATGAAAATGGTCTTTTAAAACAAGCAATTACAAGAGGTGATGGAAGTATAGGAGAAGATGTTACAAATAATGTAAAAACTATACACTCTATACCTTTAGAAATAAAAGAAAAATCACTTATTGAAATTAGAGGTGAAGTAGTAATAAAAAAAGCTGATTTTAATAAGATAAATGAACAAAGAGCAAAAAACAATGAACCTTTATTTGCAAATCCTAGAAATGCAGCGGCAGGAAGTTTAAGGCAACTAGACCCAAATATAACTGCAAAAAGAAAACTTTTTTTTAATGTTTGGGGAGTAGGACAAAATAGCTTAGGTTTTAAAAATAATAGTGAAATGATGAATTATATTTATTCATTAGGTTTTGTAAAACCTCCTTTACAAAAAGTATGTAAAAATGTAGAAGAGATAGAAGAACTTTATCATAAAATTATTGCTTCAAGAAATAGTATAGAAATGATGCTAGATGGAATGGTTATTAAAATTGATGATTTAGAAACACAAGAAGAGTTAGGATATACAGTAAAATTTCCTAGATTTTCATGTGCATATAAATTCCCAGCAGTTGAAAAAACAACAAAAGTAAAAGATATTATTTTGCAAGTTGGAAGAACAGGAGTTATAACACCTGTTGCTTTAGTTGAACCAACACTTATAGATGGTTCAACTGTTGAAAGAGCAAGCTTACATAATTTTGATGAAATTGCAAGATTAGATTTAAGAATAAATGATGAAGTAATTATTATTAAAAGTGGAGATATTATTCCAAAAATTACTAAAGTATTTTTTGATAGAAGAGATGGGAGCCAAAAAGAAGTTTTAAGACCAACTACTTGTCCTAAATGTGAAAGTGAGTTATTGGATGAAGGTACATTAATTAAATGTCAAAATTTAGATTGTCCAAGTATTGTAACTAACTCAATTATCTATTTTGCTTCAAAAAATTGTATGAATATAGATGGATTAGGTATAAAAATTGTTGAATTATTAGTTGAAAAAAGAAAAATCTATGATATTTTAGATTTATACTCTTTAAAATATGAAGATTTAGTAGATTTAGAAGGTTTTAAAGATAAAAAAATAAATAATCTTTTAAATGCTATTGAAAATACTAAAGGAAGCCAACTTTATAGAGTTATAAATGCTTTAGGAATCGAACATATAGGAGAAGTTGCATCAAAACAAATCTGTTTAGAGTTTGGTTTAGATGTGATTAATGTGGATATTGATTCTTTATTAGACTTAGATGGAATTGGTGAACAAATGGCAAACTCTTTTGTGGAGTTTATGAGAGTAAATCATCATATTGTTACAAAACTTTTTGAGATAATTAATCCTAAAGTTGAAGAAAAAGTACAAATAAGTGAAAATGCTTTTAAAGGAAAAACCGTAGTTTTAACTGGAACTATGAGTGTTAGTCGAGGTGAAATTAAAAAAAAGTTAGAAAACTTAGGAGCAAAAGTTAGTTCTAGTGTATCTAAAAAAACAGATTTTGTTATATATGGAGAAGAAGCAGGTAGCAAGTATGATAAAGCTGTTAGTTTAGGAGTTATTACACTTACAGAAGAACAGATGAATAAAATGATATAA
- a CDS encoding class I SAM-dependent methyltransferase, with the protein MQLLNDNITEVLNEEFFVESFNLNNKTILELGCGSATFTKKIALNGENRKIIACEVDEIQHKKNLQLNISNIEFKLCAAENILVEDNSIDMIFMFKSFHHIPVELMKKALGEIKRVLKPNALAYISEPLFMGEQNELIAMFHDEKEVREEAFKAIKESVDNGEFKLFNEIFFNSEITYENFEDFEKKQMNLTYNNDHINEELKNKIKERFNFFTNGGQKTTFLKPFRVDILQKIV; encoded by the coding sequence ATGCAATTATTAAATGATAATATTACTGAAGTTCTAAATGAAGAATTTTTTGTTGAAAGCTTTAATCTAAATAATAAAACTATTTTAGAATTAGGTTGTGGAAGTGCTACTTTTACTAAAAAGATTGCTTTAAATGGAGAGAATAGAAAAATAATTGCTTGTGAAGTTGATGAAATTCAACATAAAAAAAATCTACAATTAAATATATCAAATATAGAGTTTAAATTATGTGCAGCTGAAAATATTTTAGTAGAAGATAATAGTATTGATATGATATTTATGTTTAAATCATTTCATCATATTCCTGTTGAATTAATGAAAAAAGCATTAGGTGAAATAAAAAGAGTTCTAAAGCCAAATGCTTTAGCCTATATTAGTGAACCTCTTTTTATGGGAGAACAAAATGAATTAATTGCAATGTTTCATGATGAAAAAGAAGTTAGAGAAGAAGCCTTTAAAGCTATAAAAGAAAGTGTAGATAATGGTGAATTTAAACTATTTAATGAGATATTTTTTAACAGTGAAATAACTTACGAAAACTTTGAAGATTTTGAAAAAAAACAGATGAATTTAACATATAATAATGATCATATTAATGAAGAATTAAAAAATAAAATCAAAGAAAGATTTAACTTTTTTACAAATGGTGGACAAAAAACAACTTTCTTAAAACCTTTTAGAGTTGATATACTTCAAAAGATTGTATAG
- a CDS encoding fructosamine kinase family protein has protein sequence MKTFIKNNNSKFDDFLIKEKLAIDLLKASLKDEKLKTPKVVSVDNNYLVLENIEKTLPTKEQMIILGEQLAKLHQNKYTQYGFLEDNYIGLSLQKNVLCDNWGEFFFEYRLKTQSSFIKNSKLKKEFLEILDNNSSKIKELLNDNCSYPTLVHGDLWSGNVLFSKQNIYLIDPAVYFADREVDIAMTQLFGGFTSDFYMSYHQINKLSEDFDKKEIIYNLYHYLNHFNIFGDSYLSDCLDGFNFIDKL, from the coding sequence ATGAAAACATTTATTAAAAATAATAATTCTAAATTTGATGATTTTTTAATTAAAGAAAAACTTGCAATTGATCTATTAAAGGCTTCTTTAAAAGATGAAAAACTAAAAACTCCAAAAGTAGTAAGTGTAGATAATAATTATTTAGTTTTAGAAAATATTGAAAAAACACTGCCTACAAAAGAGCAAATGATTATTTTAGGAGAACAATTAGCTAAACTTCATCAAAATAAATATACTCAATATGGTTTTTTAGAAGATAATTATATAGGTTTATCTCTTCAAAAAAATGTACTTTGTGATAATTGGGGAGAATTCTTTTTTGAATATAGATTAAAAACTCAAAGTTCTTTTATAAAAAATTCAAAATTAAAAAAAGAGTTTTTGGAAATTTTAGATAATAATTCTTCTAAAATAAAAGAGTTATTAAATGACAATTGTTCTTATCCTACTTTAGTTCATGGAGATTTATGGAGTGGTAATGTACTTTTCTCAAAACAAAACATATATTTAATTGATCCAGCTGTTTATTTTGCTGATAGAGAAGTTGATATTGCAATGACACAACTTTTTGGTGGTTTTACAAGTGATTTTTATATGAGTTATCATCAGATAAATAAGTTAAGTGAAGATTTTGATAAAAAAGAGATTATTTACAATTTATATCACTATTTAAATCATTTTAATATTTTTGGTGATTCTTATTTAAGTGATTGCTTAGATGGATTTAACTTTATAGATAAGTTGTAA
- a CDS encoding flavin reductase family protein, whose translation MILDYKEIDDLNRYKVMSDTVVPRPIAWIVTEDNGVINAAPFSYFIPISSNPATLIVSIGKKDSGEPKDTLANILKHKKATICFVNKDNVEEVKKCSIALAKDESEIDKFEIEVQKVLEDYPAMVSSSQTALFCEFYGKIELPGETTPIILEIKKQFIEDNRLDEKFHIYVDNVGRCGAYFKAMVDL comes from the coding sequence ATGATTTTAGATTATAAAGAAATTGATGATTTAAATAGATATAAGGTTATGTCAGATACTGTTGTACCAAGACCTATTGCTTGGATTGTTACAGAAGATAATGGAGTTATAAATGCCGCTCCTTTTTCATATTTTATTCCTATTTCAAGTAATCCTGCAACCTTAATTGTTTCTATTGGGAAAAAAGATTCTGGGGAGCCTAAAGATACTTTAGCAAATATATTAAAACATAAAAAAGCAACTATTTGTTTTGTAAATAAAGATAATGTTGAAGAGGTAAAAAAGTGTTCAATTGCACTTGCCAAAGATGAAAGTGAAATTGATAAATTTGAAATTGAAGTTCAAAAGGTTTTAGAGGATTATCCTGCTATGGTAAGCTCTTCACAAACTGCACTTTTTTGTGAATTTTATGGAAAAATTGAACTTCCAGGAGAAACAACACCTATTATTTTAGAAATAAAAAAACAGTTTATTGAAGATAATAGATTAGATGAAAAATTTCATATTTATGTGGACAATGTAGGTAGATGTGGAGCTTATTTTAAAGCAATGGTAGATTTATAA
- the fumC gene encoding class II fumarate hydratase — MEYRIEKDTMGEMQVPNDKYWGAQTQRSIENFPIGNETMPKEIIEGFAYLKKACAVVNNRLNRLDENKTMAIIQACDEVCEGKLDGNFPLVVWQTGSGTQSNMNINEVVASRATEILGEDFRIRKLVHPNDDVNKGQSSNDTYPTAMRIAFVLELQKQLFPAIKLLKDTFIRKSEEFKDIVKIGRTHLQDATPLTLGQELSAYVNMLEKAQAQVEDSIKYLVELAIGGTAVGTGLNSHPKFSQMVCEVLNEQTKTSYNFISHPNKFHALTSHDGEVFLSGALNALASNLMKIANDIRWLASGPRCGIGELNIPENEPGSSIMPGKVNPTQSEAMTMVAVQVMGNHTTVSISASQGNFELNVFKPVIAYNILQSIKLLSDTMIAFNDKCAVGIEPNLENIKKYLNDSLMLVTALNPYIGYENAALIAKTAHKNATTLKEEAVKLGLLSNEEFDKYVKPEDMTYPKE, encoded by the coding sequence ATGGAATATAGAATAGAAAAAGATACAATGGGAGAGATGCAAGTACCAAATGATAAATATTGGGGAGCACAGACTCAAAGAAGCATTGAAAATTTTCCTATTGGTAATGAAACAATGCCTAAAGAGATTATTGAGGGATTTGCTTATTTAAAAAAAGCTTGTGCCGTAGTAAACAATAGATTAAATAGACTTGATGAAAATAAAACTATGGCTATAATTCAAGCTTGTGATGAAGTTTGTGAGGGGAAACTTGATGGAAACTTTCCTTTAGTTGTTTGGCAAACAGGAAGTGGAACACAATCAAATATGAATATAAATGAAGTAGTTGCTTCAAGAGCTACTGAGATTTTAGGAGAAGACTTTAGAATTAGAAAACTTGTACATCCAAATGATGATGTAAATAAAGGTCAAAGTTCAAATGACACCTACCCTACTGCAATGAGAATTGCTTTTGTTTTAGAATTACAAAAACAACTATTTCCAGCAATAAAACTTTTAAAAGATACTTTTATAAGAAAATCTGAAGAGTTTAAAGATATTGTAAAAATTGGAAGAACTCATCTACAAGATGCAACACCTTTAACTTTAGGACAAGAGTTAAGTGCCTATGTAAATATGCTAGAAAAAGCACAAGCACAAGTAGAAGATAGTATAAAATATCTTGTTGAACTTGCTATTGGAGGAACTGCGGTTGGAACAGGACTTAATTCCCATCCAAAGTTTTCTCAAATGGTTTGTGAAGTTTTAAATGAGCAAACAAAGACTTCTTATAACTTTATTTCCCATCCAAATAAATTTCATGCTTTAACTTCCCATGATGGTGAAGTTTTTTTAAGTGGGGCATTAAATGCTTTAGCTTCAAACTTAATGAAAATTGCAAATGATATTAGATGGTTAGCCTCTGGACCTAGATGTGGAATTGGGGAACTTAATATTCCTGAAAATGAACCAGGAAGTTCAATAATGCCAGGAAAAGTAAATCCTACACAAAGTGAAGCTATGACTATGGTTGCAGTTCAAGTTATGGGAAATCATACAACTGTTAGTATTAGTGCTAGTCAAGGAAACTTTGAATTAAATGTTTTTAAGCCTGTAATAGCTTATAATATTTTACAATCAATAAAACTATTAAGTGATACAATGATTGCTTTTAATGATAAATGTGCCGTAGGAATTGAACCAAATTTAGAAAATATAAAAAAATATTTAAATGATTCTCTTATGTTAGTTACTGCCTTAAATCCATATATTGGATACGAAAATGCAGCACTTATAGCAAAAACTGCACATAAAAATGCAACAACACTAAAAGAAGAAGCAGTTAAATTAGGTTTATTATCAAATGAAGAGTTTGATAAGTATGTTAAACCTGAAGATATGACATATCCAAAAGAGTAA
- a CDS encoding DUF5718 family protein — protein MILEDLKDYLGFAVAGNFANHLGEAGEADEFSVIKTEEKNAPKGIFPFYIKDYESFLGTYPICDDTILTHGKEDQNLQIEAEVALICDFIYENEKVVDIIPKYFSAFNDCSIRVNDGKKLSTKKNWGTKTKGISQELIQINSFDEKDSILNKFHIASFIKRDGIVYDYGTISAVKSYSYFFNQLKTWMIDKFNTQEDCGPLEELKPFLKNANKAKGMLIAAGATAYTEFGKHNYLKKGDEIFVYVYNAHIHSFQDIMNDMSGVDLYLGQCSKLHQIVE, from the coding sequence ATGATATTAGAAGATTTAAAAGATTATTTAGGATTTGCAGTTGCAGGGAATTTTGCAAATCATTTAGGAGAAGCAGGAGAAGCAGATGAGTTTTCTGTAATTAAAACAGAAGAAAAAAATGCACCAAAAGGTATCTTTCCATTTTATATAAAAGATTATGAAAGCTTTTTAGGGACATACCCTATTTGTGATGATACAATTTTAACACATGGAAAAGAGGATCAAAATCTTCAAATTGAAGCAGAAGTAGCTTTAATTTGTGATTTTATATATGAAAATGAAAAAGTAGTAGATATTATTCCTAAATATTTTAGTGCTTTTAATGATTGCTCAATTAGAGTAAATGATGGGAAAAAATTAAGTACAAAGAAAAATTGGGGAACAAAAACAAAAGGTATTTCACAAGAATTAATCCAAATTAATAGTTTTGATGAAAAAGATTCAATTTTAAATAAATTTCATATTGCCTCTTTTATAAAAAGAGATGGAATAGTTTATGATTATGGAACAATTTCTGCTGTGAAATCATATAGTTACTTTTTTAATCAATTAAAAACATGGATGATTGATAAATTTAATACCCAAGAAGATTGTGGACCTTTAGAAGAGTTAAAACCCTTTTTAAAAAATGCAAATAAAGCAAAAGGAATGCTAATAGCAGCAGGTGCAACAGCCTATACTGAATTTGGGAAACATAACTATTTAAAAAAGGGGGATGAGATTTTTGTATATGTTTATAATGCACATATTCATAGTTTTCAAGATATTATGAATGATATGAGTGGGGTTGATTTATACTTAGGACAATGTTCAAAACTTCATCAAATTGTTGAATAA
- a CDS encoding fumarate hydratase gives MSVIKEQDIIDSIAGACQYISYYHPEDFVQGMVEAYEKEQSGAAKNAIAQILINSKMCAMGHRPLCQDTGSVNIFIKVGLNAKLELSKELEEVLNEGVAKGYTDPDNTLRYSVVSDPAGERKNTKNNTPAVIHYSVDNSDKIEITVAAKGGGSENKSKFAVLNPSDSIYDWVMDNVRQMGAGWCPPGILGIGIGGNPEKAMLLAKESLMEHVDIHELKARGPKNAIEELRLRLYEDINKIGTGAQGLGGLTTVLDVKILDYPCHAASLPVAMIPNCAATRHIHFELDGNGAAKFEKPSLDIWPDLEIPMDSVKRVNIEELTKENLSQFKSGDTLLLSGKILTARDAAHKKIVEYKNAGKALPNNLELKDRFIYYVGPVDPVRDEVVGPAGPTTSTRMDKFTKDMMEIGILGMIGKAERKQPTIDLIKEYKSIYLIATGGAAYLISQSIKDAKVVAFEELGMEAIYEFEVKDMPVTVAVDTEGVSIHTTGPQKWRTI, from the coding sequence ATGAGCGTTATTAAAGAGCAAGATATTATCGACAGCATCGCAGGTGCATGTCAATATATCTCGTATTATCATCCAGAAGATTTTGTTCAAGGAATGGTTGAGGCATACGAAAAAGAGCAATCAGGGGCAGCTAAAAATGCCATTGCTCAAATTCTAATCAACTCAAAAATGTGTGCAATGGGTCATAGACCCCTATGTCAGGATACAGGTTCTGTAAATATTTTTATCAAAGTTGGTTTAAATGCAAAACTTGAATTATCAAAAGAGTTAGAAGAAGTATTAAATGAAGGTGTAGCTAAAGGTTATACTGACCCAGATAATACTTTAAGATATTCTGTTGTAAGTGACCCAGCAGGTGAGAGAAAAAATACAAAAAATAATACTCCAGCAGTTATTCACTATAGTGTTGATAACTCAGATAAGATTGAAATTACTGTTGCTGCTAAAGGTGGTGGTAGTGAAAATAAATCTAAATTTGCTGTATTAAATCCATCTGATTCAATTTATGATTGGGTTATGGACAATGTAAGACAAATGGGTGCAGGATGGTGTCCTCCTGGTATTTTAGGAATTGGAATTGGTGGAAATCCAGAAAAAGCTATGCTTTTAGCAAAAGAGTCTTTAATGGAACATGTTGATATTCATGAACTAAAAGCAAGAGGTCCTAAAAATGCCATTGAAGAGTTAAGATTAAGATTATATGAAGATATTAATAAAATTGGAACAGGAGCACAAGGTCTTGGTGGTCTTACAACTGTTTTAGATGTTAAAATCTTAGATTATCCATGTCATGCTGCTTCATTGCCAGTTGCAATGATTCCAAACTGTGCTGCAACAAGACATATTCATTTTGAATTAGATGGAAATGGAGCTGCTAAATTTGAAAAACCATCTTTAGATATTTGGCCAGATTTAGAAATTCCAATGGATAGTGTAAAAAGAGTAAATATTGAAGAATTAACAAAAGAGAATTTATCTCAGTTTAAATCAGGAGATACATTACTTTTATCTGGAAAAATTTTAACAGCAAGAGATGCAGCTCATAAAAAAATTGTTGAGTATAAAAATGCAGGAAAAGCTCTACCAAATAATTTAGAGTTAAAAGATAGATTTATTTATTATGTTGGACCTGTTGATCCAGTTAGAGATGAAGTAGTTGGACCTGCTGGACCTACAACTTCTACAAGAATGGATAAATTTACTAAAGATATGATGGAGATTGGTATTTTAGGTATGATTGGTAAAGCAGAAAGAAAGCAACCAACTATTGATTTAATTAAAGAATATAAATCAATTTACCTAATTGCAACAGGTGGTGCAGCTTACCTTATCTCTCAATCTATTAAAGATGCAAAAGTAGTAGCATTTGAAGAATTAGGAATGGAAGCTATTTATGAATTTGAAGTTAAAGATATGCCAGTAACAGTCGCGGTCGATACTGAGGGTGTATCTATTCATACAACTGGACCACAAAAATGGAGAACTATCTAA